Proteins encoded in a region of the Zunongwangia endophytica genome:
- a CDS encoding SusD/RagB family nutrient-binding outer membrane lipoprotein — translation MNRIISVIFFVFLTFSFTNCSKIEDLQEDPNRATSVSPELLLTNIEERAFNNVSLSAALASRYLSYTNGVNSNQYYNWQRSSFDGYDDLKQVQKMVEASENAGIEVYKILGDFFNSYFIINITRTFGDVPYSEAILATESIYQPAYDSQKSIYLKVLNDLKSASDALALNTEQITGDVVFNGDKLKWRKLINSYYLRVLMSLSNKTEDNDLNIIERFQEIVNNQSKYPLMASNQDNAALNFYNIQGNRYPYFNDNDLQTAYFMEKNFVEKLQEFQDPRLFIFAERKPNAADATIDDFTAYGGLKGSEDLNINTSIAVSGEASRIAERYFFDPVNEPSILLSYWEQEFILSEAAVRSWITGDATEYYRNGISASFDFFETEIPEDYFDNEAIALNTDDPIQRIMQQKYISMFMNTGWQIFFEQRRTGFPDFNTDGSGILNNGQIPKRWMYPVEEATNNEENLEDAIRRQFPQGDNVNGKMWLLN, via the coding sequence ATGAATCGCATCATATCAGTAATTTTCTTCGTTTTTCTTACTTTTTCCTTTACTAATTGTAGTAAGATTGAAGACTTACAAGAGGACCCTAACAGAGCAACTTCAGTAAGTCCAGAATTGCTATTGACCAATATAGAGGAAAGAGCATTTAATAACGTTAGTTTATCTGCCGCACTTGCAAGTCGTTATTTGTCGTATACAAATGGAGTGAATTCAAACCAATACTATAACTGGCAGCGATCTAGTTTTGATGGGTACGATGATTTAAAGCAAGTACAGAAGATGGTAGAAGCATCCGAAAACGCTGGCATAGAAGTTTATAAGATTTTAGGTGATTTTTTTAATTCCTATTTTATAATAAATATTACAAGAACTTTCGGCGATGTACCCTATTCAGAAGCTATTTTAGCGACGGAAAGCATTTATCAACCAGCGTATGATTCACAAAAAAGTATTTATTTGAAAGTACTCAATGATTTGAAATCAGCGTCTGATGCTTTAGCTTTAAATACAGAACAAATCACCGGCGATGTTGTATTTAACGGAGATAAACTAAAATGGCGAAAGCTTATCAACTCTTATTACTTACGAGTACTTATGAGTTTATCGAATAAAACAGAGGATAACGATTTAAATATTATTGAAAGATTCCAAGAAATAGTCAATAACCAATCGAAGTATCCTTTGATGGCCTCGAACCAGGATAATGCTGCTTTAAATTTTTATAATATCCAAGGGAATAGGTATCCTTATTTTAATGATAATGATCTCCAAACTGCATATTTTATGGAGAAAAATTTCGTAGAAAAATTACAGGAATTTCAAGATCCTAGATTATTTATATTTGCGGAACGTAAGCCAAATGCAGCAGATGCAACTATAGATGACTTCACAGCTTATGGAGGATTGAAGGGAAGCGAGGATCTAAATATAAATACTTCTATAGCAGTTTCAGGGGAAGCAAGTAGGATTGCGGAACGTTATTTTTTTGATCCTGTAAACGAGCCGAGTATTCTACTAAGTTACTGGGAACAGGAATTCATTCTTTCCGAAGCAGCAGTTCGCTCTTGGATTACTGGAGATGCAACTGAATATTATAGAAATGGTATATCAGCGTCTTTTGATTTTTTTGAAACTGAAATACCAGAGGACTATTTTGATAACGAGGCTATAGCGTTGAATACGGATGACCCAATTCAAAGGATCATGCAACAGAAATATATTTCCATGTTTATGAATACTGGATGGCAAATATTTTTCGAACAACGACGCACTGGGTTTCCTGATTTTAATACTGATGGTTCAGGTATTTTAAATAATGGGCAAATTCCTAAGCGATGGATGTACCCGGTGGAAGAAGCGACTAACAATGAAGAGAATTTAGAGGATGCTATACGTAGACAGTTTCCCCAAGGAGATAATGTCAATGGAAAAATGTGGTTGCTAAATTAG
- a CDS encoding alpha/beta fold hydrolase produces the protein MTTRTTSNQITKNSYTPSKFIIFLLLTFLLMLSKTSYGQLSYIFQTVEIEEYQGKKFILKGKIYYENTIENGSYAVLSAFSVSSAAKMINAPIYNDDAGTFYKYGSWSSYELTGKIDKHAKYFGVGMTISGTNNYYADDFELLVKDGKKEIIIPLKNAGFENDSLGIWQQSQIPEEGIVSISSEKSFSGSQSLYFDYSAASSASGFGSNANIGKFVDIDDIKLYYEIYGKGEPLLLLHGNNSSMSRFQNQLDYFKENYRVIGLDSRGQGKSTSSDTPLTYELMAEDVSKFIKELGLEKVNIIGWSDGGNIALILAMNHPEQVKTMAIMGSVIYNNKTSVPAKINKILRTQIAEMEKQGISKDDMSYRLKLLLLNEPNIDPESLRQIQAPTLVMAGQHDIVKEKHSQLIAEKIPHANLKIFKGAGHEAPEEIPEIFNTTVNIFFQANRN, from the coding sequence ATGACCACAAGAACTACATCTAATCAAATCACAAAAAACTCTTACACACCTTCCAAATTCATCATTTTTCTTCTGCTCACTTTTCTTTTAATGCTGAGCAAAACCTCTTATGGCCAACTCTCTTATATTTTTCAAACAGTGGAAATTGAGGAATATCAAGGCAAGAAATTTATTTTAAAAGGAAAGATTTATTACGAAAATACAATTGAAAATGGCTCCTATGCAGTATTATCGGCATTTTCAGTTAGTAGCGCAGCCAAAATGATAAATGCTCCTATATATAATGATGATGCAGGAACATTTTATAAATATGGATCCTGGAGTTCCTATGAACTCACTGGAAAAATAGATAAACATGCAAAATATTTCGGCGTAGGAATGACCATTTCAGGAACAAATAATTATTACGCAGATGACTTCGAATTGCTTGTAAAAGATGGCAAAAAAGAAATTATTATTCCGTTAAAAAATGCTGGTTTTGAAAATGACTCTCTTGGCATCTGGCAACAAAGTCAGATTCCTGAAGAAGGAATCGTTTCTATTTCTTCAGAAAAATCGTTTAGTGGTTCCCAATCTTTATATTTCGATTATTCTGCAGCATCATCGGCATCAGGTTTTGGTTCTAATGCAAATATCGGGAAGTTTGTAGATATCGACGATATTAAGCTTTATTATGAGATTTACGGTAAAGGCGAGCCGCTATTATTACTTCATGGAAATAATAGCTCCATGTCCCGGTTCCAAAACCAACTTGACTATTTCAAAGAAAACTATCGTGTGATTGGTTTGGATAGTCGAGGACAGGGTAAATCTACTTCCAGTGATACGCCTTTAACTTATGAACTAATGGCAGAAGATGTAAGTAAGTTCATTAAGGAGCTTGGACTGGAAAAGGTAAATATCATCGGTTGGAGTGACGGTGGTAATATTGCTTTAATTTTGGCTATGAATCATCCAGAACAAGTAAAGACCATGGCGATAATGGGTAGTGTTATCTATAACAACAAGACTTCTGTTCCAGCAAAAATCAATAAGATTCTAAGAACACAAATAGCAGAAATGGAAAAACAGGGCATCTCTAAAGATGACATGAGTTATAGATTAAAACTCTTATTGCTCAACGAACCTAATATCGACCCTGAATCTTTAAGACAAATTCAGGCTCCAACTTTAGTAATGGCTGGCCAACACGATATTGTAAAGGAAAAACATAGCCAGTTGATTGCAGAAAAAATACCCCATGCTAATTTAAAAATTTTCAAAGGTGCAGGACATGAAGCCCCCGAAGAAATCCCAGAAATCTTCAACACCACGGTAAATATTTTTTTTCAAGCAAATAGGAATTAA
- a CDS encoding JAB domain-containing protein codes for MKVNEIKLCYKERVSISKCPKISCSKDAANIYYKNWDKNEIQLQESFKVMLLNNSNIVKGICQISSGGLTATLVDMRILFALILKSLSTAIIVCHNHPSGKLQASEADRRLTNKIKKACDFLDIKLLDHLIVTSDGSYMSFADEGLI; via the coding sequence ATGAAAGTTAACGAAATAAAACTATGCTACAAAGAACGGGTAAGCATTTCCAAATGTCCAAAAATTTCCTGTTCTAAAGATGCGGCTAATATCTATTATAAAAACTGGGATAAAAACGAAATTCAGTTGCAGGAATCTTTTAAAGTGATGCTACTGAATAATTCTAATATCGTAAAAGGAATTTGCCAGATTTCTAGCGGAGGGCTAACCGCAACTTTAGTAGATATGCGTATCTTATTTGCACTGATCTTAAAAAGTCTTTCTACTGCTATCATCGTTTGCCATAATCATCCCTCAGGAAAATTACAAGCGAGTGAAGCCGATAGGCGCCTAACCAATAAAATAAAAAAGGCTTGTGATTTTCTTGATATTAAATTATTGGATCACCTCATTGTAACCAGTGATGGGAGTTATATGAGCTTTGCCGATGAGGGATTAATATAA
- a CDS encoding BfmA/BtgA family mobilization protein — protein sequence MDEDFKKDRFTNLSIKTPVAKKFRKYARHLGCSQSMCLLLMLEFFETNRLSPKEQMGPHMQTLERLVKKRISALIAIVRNIEKHQTKPTALMLQTLFENDQIPEDSPSDTPKFVERKFQKKQQP from the coding sequence ATGGATGAAGATTTTAAAAAGGATCGTTTTACGAATCTCAGTATTAAAACTCCTGTTGCCAAAAAATTCCGAAAGTATGCCAGGCATCTCGGATGCTCTCAATCTATGTGCCTTCTATTAATGTTGGAATTTTTTGAGACTAACAGACTTTCTCCCAAAGAACAAATGGGACCACATATGCAAACGCTGGAACGCCTGGTTAAAAAAAGAATTAGTGCGCTCATTGCCATTGTTCGTAATATCGAAAAACACCAAACGAAGCCTACCGCACTAATGCTGCAAACCCTTTTTGAGAATGACCAAATTCCGGAGGATTCTCCCTCGGATACGCCAAAGTTTGTGGAGCGAAAATTTCAAAAAAAGCAGCAGCCATAA
- a CDS encoding single-stranded DNA-binding protein, with translation MSTLKNKVQLIGNVGNTPEINTLDNSKKVARLSLATNDYYRNQKGESVKDTQWHNLVAWNRKAELIENYVPKGKEIAIEGKLISRSYEDKEGNTKYITEILVHEIQLLGNK, from the coding sequence ATGAGTACGCTAAAAAATAAAGTTCAATTAATCGGAAATGTGGGAAATACTCCCGAAATCAACACTCTTGACAATAGTAAAAAAGTAGCACGCCTTAGTCTGGCTACCAATGATTATTACCGCAATCAGAAGGGAGAATCAGTAAAGGATACGCAATGGCACAATCTTGTAGCCTGGAATAGAAAAGCGGAACTAATCGAAAATTATGTGCCTAAGGGAAAAGAAATTGCTATTGAGGGAAAACTAATTTCCAGATCCTATGAGGATAAAGAAGGAAATACCAAGTATATCACCGAAATACTGGTGCATGAGATTCAACTTCTAGGAAATAAATAA
- a CDS encoding type IV secretory system conjugative DNA transfer family protein → MIELFHPLIILASCLIIGGSFYGFLKFYSEGFWMNLGLLIISIGILLYYFNLDSQRIRIILFYACPLLLINIVLYVFFGSGELDTRAPKKYKVRFKTTTGDFYIDNVRRGVSITGAAGSGKTESVVYPFLEHFRKYNFSGVIHDYKDFELTEMAYPLYKDSDIPFYIISFDTIVHRVNPIAPRYLPNEESVNEVSRVLLENLLELKESGSHGTSKFFNDAVEGLIAGLIWRLKTDYPHCCTLPHLINLYQKLDTDSLIHFLSANPISKAMASAFIQGKDSAKQTAGVKSTLANAFKKITSEKIFYVLSGDQVPLDVNNPEHPAVVSIVNNPKYDASFSPVIATIIHTMVKQMSVRNRESSFIMLEEAPTIRLLNMHRIPATLRSYDIATIYVMQDKIQNDMMYGDKGSKSILSNLSYQFFGKANDPDTAKYYERFFELVLQKTTSVSRSDGLDFDTRITRGEREVAKIRASSFFKLKPGQFVIYADGNTQFICFKSQKFARRTFKNIAGEELLYHRQYQLIREDLDDIFD, encoded by the coding sequence ATGATTGAATTATTTCATCCCCTTATCATTCTGGCCAGCTGCCTTATCATTGGTGGCTCCTTTTATGGTTTCCTGAAATTCTATAGCGAAGGTTTTTGGATGAATCTTGGATTGCTTATTATAAGTATCGGAATACTCCTATATTATTTTAACCTGGATAGCCAGCGCATCAGAATTATATTGTTTTATGCCTGCCCTTTATTACTCATCAATATTGTTTTATATGTATTCTTTGGTTCAGGCGAGCTAGATACTCGCGCTCCTAAAAAATATAAGGTACGGTTTAAAACAACCACGGGCGACTTCTATATCGATAATGTTCGACGCGGAGTATCAATAACAGGTGCGGCAGGTTCTGGTAAAACAGAAAGTGTCGTTTATCCTTTTTTAGAACATTTCAGGAAATATAATTTTTCTGGTGTGATCCATGATTATAAGGACTTTGAGTTAACAGAAATGGCCTATCCACTCTATAAGGATAGTGATATCCCCTTCTATATTATATCCTTTGATACGATTGTACACCGGGTAAATCCTATAGCCCCGCGTTATCTGCCTAACGAAGAGAGTGTCAATGAAGTGTCCCGTGTTTTATTGGAAAATCTGCTGGAACTTAAAGAGTCAGGAAGTCATGGAACTAGTAAGTTTTTTAATGATGCTGTGGAGGGCCTGATTGCGGGATTGATATGGCGATTGAAAACTGATTATCCGCATTGCTGTACGCTTCCACATTTGATCAACTTATATCAAAAGTTGGATACCGATAGCTTGATTCATTTTCTATCGGCTAATCCGATCTCTAAAGCCATGGCTAGTGCCTTTATTCAAGGAAAAGATTCAGCGAAACAAACCGCAGGGGTGAAAAGTACCCTGGCTAATGCGTTTAAGAAAATTACTTCCGAGAAAATATTTTATGTGCTCTCCGGGGATCAGGTGCCTCTTGATGTGAATAATCCGGAACATCCGGCCGTAGTGTCTATCGTTAATAATCCGAAATATGACGCCTCGTTTTCTCCCGTGATCGCTACCATCATCCATACCATGGTTAAGCAAATGAGTGTGCGAAATCGCGAGTCGTCGTTTATCATGTTGGAAGAAGCGCCTACAATTCGTCTGCTCAATATGCACCGCATTCCCGCTACCCTTAGAAGTTATGATATTGCAACGATTTATGTCATGCAGGATAAGATTCAAAATGATATGATGTATGGTGATAAAGGTTCGAAATCAATTCTTAGTAACCTTTCTTACCAGTTCTTTGGGAAAGCCAATGATCCCGATACCGCAAAATACTATGAACGATTTTTTGAATTAGTACTCCAAAAAACAACCAGCGTGAGTAGGAGTGATGGGTTAGATTTTGATACCCGAATTACTAGAGGAGAGCGGGAGGTTGCAAAAATACGTGCCAGTAGTTTCTTTAAATTAAAACCTGGTCAATTCGTTATATATGCAGACGGGAATACGCAATTTATATGCTTTAAATCGCAAAAATTCGCACGAAGAACTTTTAAAAATATTGCAGGAGAAGAATTATTATATCATAGACAATATCAGTTAATCAGAGAAGATTTGGATGATATTTTTGATTAG